Sequence from the Cuniculiplasma divulgatum genome:
GTTGGATTCGGCACGGGAATGATCCAGCCTGAAATTATAGCGTTCCTTGGGGATATAAGACCGGAGAGGAGGCAGACCATCATAGCCTCTGAGGGAATAGCTTTTGGTCTCGGGCTATTCGTTGCCCCTTACATATATGCTGCATATTCAACAGCTACCACATTCGACATTCCATTTATTATAGCTGGAATCAGCGGAGCTGCGCTCATAGGCGTGGTCATTGCACTTGTTCCATCAAAATACAAGCTATATCAGAGACCGAAGAAGGGGATCCTGGAGGTCCTCAATCCGTCGCTCATCGTTATATCTCTTTCATTCTTCTTTTTCGGAGTGGCCTTCTTTGCCTTCCAGAGCTACTTCACAGCATATCTTACGGCATATGGGTTCAGCGAGGGAAATGCGTCGTTTGTCTTCTCCTTTTTCGGACTTGCTCTTCTAATTGCTACCCTGCCAGCAGGCGTACTGGGTGATGCCTTCAACAGGAAGATGGTTATTCTGGCGGCCAGCGTTGTAATGGCATTGGCTTCCATAGTACTGTTCATTCACTCGCCAGTTTTCGCGGTTGCCGCACTGGGAACAATACTTTTCGGTGCAGGATATGGCATGTATGGCAATGTCAACGCGTTTGCCCAGGATTCTGTTGAAGATGCATGGAGAGGATCCGCAGTGGGATTTATGTTCCTGATTTTCAACCTGGGCACCATCATAGGATCGCCACTGATGGGAATTGCTGTGAACGCTGTAGGGTATCATCTGGCAGGGATTTACGTTATACTGGTCCCTCTTTTTGTAAGCCTCGTTCTTGTGGGCATCACGCCAAACGTGAAACACGCTGTCGCCAGCCAGGAGGCCGAGGTGCTTGGAGAGGGTGAATAATCCTGGCTAAGGTCATTGAAGAGAGTGAGTTGAATGATTACGTGATCTCACTCCGCAGAGAATTTCATCAAATTGCTGAACTCAGCTTCAAGGAATTCCAGACTTCAAAAATGATAGCAAAAAAGCTGGATGAGATTGGACTGAGACCCATACCCATTGCAGGGACTGGAATATACTGTGATATTAGCGGCAAAACTCAGGGCAGGACCGTGGCCTTAAGGGCTGACATAGACGCACTCCCCCTTGATGAAATGTCAGGAGACCAGTTTTCCTCGAAAAATAAGGGAGTGATGCACGCGTGCGGGCATGACGCTCACATAGCTATGTTGCTGGGTGTTGCCAGGAAACTTGCAGCAGATCCCTCATTTCCCGGACGTGTGAGGCTCATGTTTCAGCCTGCAGAAGAGTCACCACCTGGTGGGGCAATAGAGATGATAAGGGAGGGAATCATGAAAGGTGTTGACTTTGTACTGGGCCAGCATGTTATCTCAACCCTCCCGGCCGGAACCATAGGCATTAACTTCGACTACGGCGCTGCCATCTCAGACGAGTTTTTCATCACCATAACCGGACCGGGTGGACATGGCTCGAGACCCCATGAGACATCGGATGTGATATATGTTACCTCACTGTTCATAGTTTCAGCACAGGCGCTCATTTCCAGGATGACTGATCAGACACAGCCTGCAGTACTCACATTTGGCACCATAAAAGCCGGTGACAGATTCAACATAATAGCATCAAAGTCAGAAATCAGCGGTACTGTGAGAACATACAGCAAAGAGATACGTGATAAGATAAGGGACGGGCTCCGTGACATGCTGGAATCACTCTGCAATTTACATGGAGCACAGTTTAGCTTCAATTATGAGGAGGGATATCCTGCATTACTGAATGATCGGAGAGTTGCGGAGGTTGTGAACCAGGTTGCGGTCAAACTCGTCGGGAAGGATCATGTTGTATACCCGCCACCAACAATGGGAGGAGAGGATTTTTCCAGATTCCTTGAAGTTGCACCTGGCGCTTTTTTCAGACTTGGTGTTGGGAACCCGGAAAAGGGAATCACCGCATCACAACACAGTCCCAGATACAGGATGGATGAAACAGCCCTGATGCTTGGTGTTAATGTCATGACGGAAAGTGCCCTGAGACTTCTCCTTAAGGGTATTCCTGATTAACTTCAACTTCCATCGGGCTCCTTAAAGTATCCACCAGCTGTCATCCGGGAATTGTATGCATATGAGTGACGAAACCACAGGGGGATTTCTGTATTGAATGAAATTAATTAATACAGATTTCCTCTTTTATTATATTCTGTCAATATCCATGTTCCCTGTACTCTGTTTAAAAGCACTGTTAATGTTTCCTGCCATAATCTTCTGTCACAGCGGAATGAGCGATGTTTTTTGGAATGCAGGGGTTAATTGCATATGCTAAACTCAGCGACAATCTGTGGAAATTTTACTGTTAACACATACAGTGAAAATGTATATCTCTGCCGGCAATTCCCATGCGTATGGAATATTCTATACAGGGAAATTCGGCTCTCATTATGATTGATGTGCAGCTGGTCTGGAACGATCCCTCATGGGGCAGGAGAAACAATCCGGACGCAGAGAAGGTGATGTCTGATGCCCTTGAACTCTGGAGGGAGAACAACCTGCCAGTTATTCACGTCAGGCATGATTCAAGAAACCCAGATTCCCTTCTTAAGGCGGGAAAACCTGGATATGAGTTCAAGCCAGAGGCTATGCCGGTTGATGGGGAACCAGTCATAGTTAAGCATGTGAACAGCGGATTCATAGGCACGGATCTGGAACAGCGCATAAGGGCGCAGGGAATTCACGATCTTTTCTTTGCCGGCATAACCACTGACCATTGCGTGAGCACCACTGTGAGGATGGCAGCCAACCTTGGATTCAATGTGTTTGTGATTGAGGATGCCTGCGTTACATTTGACCGGAAGGACCTGAAGGGCAGGACCATCAGGGCAGAGGATGTCCACAGTGTAAGCCTTGCATCGCTGAATGGGGAGTTCGCCACCGTACTGAGCTTCAATGATCTCTCGGCAGTGGCAAGAAGCTGATTCATCAAACTGTGCCGGTTCATTTCGTCCTGCCATGGGCAGAAATGTAAGACTGGTGGTATTCCTCATTCTTCCTTTCGAGGTCGGACTGTATCTTCTCCCTCTGCTGCTCAGGTATATACAGATCTGCCATGCCGAAAAGCCCGTTTTCCTCCTTGAAAATATGCTGAAGGAGGGTCTTTGCAATCAGGCCTGATTTGTTCAGTACCTCCTCAGATGTAGCTGCCGTATCTTCTGCCTCGAATGATATTGATCTGTAAAGTGTGTTGTAAAGCGACTTTATTGAGACATGCTCACCCCTTATTATGCGGATGGGCTCCTCGAACTCCAGGTACTGCCTCAGGAGAGGGCTCAGGACGGGGATGAGTATCTCCTCTTCCAGCCTGAAATGAACAGAGATTGCATAATCAACATGCCCAACAAAATCCTCCAGTTTGACTTCATTCGCAATGAAGCCTTCAGAAATACCAACAGTGATCTTATGCTGATTCCTCAGCATCTGGGTTGCATCTGATCCCTTGAATTTGAGATTGTCCATCAGAGACATTTCACGAGAAACATGCCGCCATAAGATATAAATTACCGCGAATGCAGATCATGAGCTTGCCTTACAGGTCAGGTGATGAGTAGAAATACGGGCAGTTATTGATATTATGGTGAGAATATGGGCAAAGACTATATTGAATGGCTGGACTGGAAACCTGGCATCCTCAGGGCCATATTTGAGCTTGGAACGTACGGAAAGGTAAACTGGAATGACCTTAAGACTGATGTAGGAACCACAAAGGATTCCATCACAGAATACCTGGTGAGCATGAACATTGCAGAGTTCAGGCATGATGGGACACTCACGCTATCCGAGTTCGGGAATGAGCTTTTCAGGAAGCTTCAGGACATAAACTACTTATTCGAATCATATGTGGACATAAATGACGGGGATGGAGACTGAGCAGGGAATCTCATTCGAACATGTACACAAATGATTCCGGCGAAAGACCGATTATTTCCATGTAATTTTCCCTGCCGAAAGAATCTATTATTGCCTCCGCTTCCTTTATGGCTGATTTTACTTCCCTGAGGTCAAGCTCCTTCCACCATGGAAAAACAAGCCGATCCTCGCTCAGGTTGTGATCCTTGAGAAGCCGGAGGTACAGTGGGAACCTTTCATTGACCAGATCAGTGTCCCCCTTATCCTGCCATTTAGCGATATTTCCAGCAAGGGTGTCGATGAGCTTGTGATCCGCCTTGATCTGCTCAATGGTTGAAACCATGTCCTTCCGGCCTTCCGGAAGCTTTTTCTCGATTGCCGGAAACACTATCTTTTCCTCTATTTCTATGTGAACTGCCTTCAGGTATTTGTGGAAATCAGCAAGGCTCAGTTCCGAACTTGGTGTGATGAACCTGCTTATGTGCCTGATTGCCTCATGCTCAATCATGAGTACTTCTGCAACATCTGCCATGTCTATCCAGTGTAATAAGGTCCTTATTGAATATTAACAATGTCCATAATAGAAGAGGGATGGATGGAGATATATAAAAAAAGATTATCTGGCAGATGCCGCTATTCTCTCAATTTCCTCTTTCTTGTTCACCGCGAAGGAGGAGGCGTCATTTCTGGCAGCGTTCATGATCTCATCCGCAAGGCAGTTGGCTATTGCCTTCTTGCTCTTGAATGATGCATTTGTGGCCCCGATTGCGATGTTCCTGAGGGCAACGTCAACCCTTCTGGATGGTGAAACGTCCACTGCCTTTGGTACTGCTATTCCGCCGTATTTGAGCCTAGTGACCTCTTCCCTTGGAGCTGCATTCTCTATTGCATTGATCAGGAGCTGTACCGGGTTCTGCTTTGTCTTCTCAGCGATCAACTCGAAGGCTTCCTTCAGGACTCTGTATGCGCTGTACTTCTTCCCGGTCCATTTCTCGGATCTCATTAGCTTGTTCAGGAGCCTCTCCACCGTGTTCACATTTCTCTTTCCTGCTGAATAGCTGGAGAATCTGCCACCGCTGTGGAGGTTCACGTTGCTGGTGAGGTTTATGTATTTGGATAGGCCCTCATCATGAACCTGCACCTCATTTATTGCATATTCACCCAGGATTTTAAGGTCTACCATTATCTCACCGTCTTCTCCTTTCTACCCTTCACAAGCTCATGGAGCGATATTCCGTTGACCTTTGAAACTTTGTACCTTACTCCGGGGATATCTCCTTTACTTCTTCCCTGCCTTCCCCTTATGCCTTCCACGGTGACCTCGTCGTGCTCATCAATATAGTTGATTGCACCGTCACCTGGCGCGAAGGCCGTAATCTGCCTTCCGTTCTTTATGAGCTGAAGCTTCACGCATTTCCTGATTGCAGAGTTCGGCTGCTTAGCCTCAATCCCAATCTTTTCTATGACTATGCCTTTAGCTGAAGGGGCGCCCTCCAGCGGGTCGCTCTTCTTCTTGAGATGAAGCACTCTCCGCTTGAATTTGCTATCTGACCACTTGAATTTCTTTCTTACTGATTTTAACTTTCCACCAGCGTTTTCTCCGTTTGCCAATACATCACCCTGTGATTTTGTTTAACTTAATCGAGCAGGCATGGGATATGCTAAATTATATTTAACGGCTTTCATTGTTTTCATAGCGTTCCCTGGCATATTAAAATACTATTCCTGTACGGTGCCCAAAACGAGTGATGGCATAATTTGAATGTATTTTGCTGTGAGTGAAAGCAAATAAACTGAATTTCTACAGGGATTTATGCAGAAATATATCCATATTTGGAATGTGCACTGCAGCAAGTGCGGAAAGGATTTCCAGCATGTTTTCAGGGCAAGGGACATACTGAAGCCTCATGTCTTCAACGAACTTCTCATGAAATGCCCTTACTGCGGAAACACTTCCTTTGACAAAGTATCTTCAGCAGGAAAACTCACAGAACATGAGTGGAAGGAGGAACATCCTGAACTGGAGATAGATCAGCTTCCGGATTACTCGTATTCCGACACTGCATGATGATCCTACCTGGTCTTGGAGACTATCCTTATTATGTCAGAATTGGCCAGGACATGGTCTTTCCCTATGACCCGCCTTGTCCTGCAGTCCACAGCCCTGATGAAGCCCTCGCCGATATCAGTATGTATCTTGAAAGCAAGATCCAGCGCTGTGGATCCTGAAGGCATAAGCAGTGCATCCGGGAGCACGTTGCCCTTATTGTCCTCCCACGTGCTTTCATCAACGACCGGGAATACGATGACGTAGCCAAGTTTTTCCTGGACTATCATGCCCATTATTTGCGATATGAGCGTTATGCCGGGGTCCCTGAAGAATTCCCGGATTCGGTCCAGTGCCGCCGACTGCTGCCTGCTTGCAGAGCCTGTAATCTCAAAGTCCCTTGGACCACCTTTAATCATTCCTGATTTCAGTGCCTTCTCAAAGGCAAGCTCGAATTCTCCGGAAACGAGGTATAGCCCGGGATATTTCTGTAAGAGTTCATCCCTTGAATCAGGTTCCATGTTATCGGCTTTGTTGGCAATCCGAAACACTGGCTTCATGAACTCAAATATGACCTCCGAGAATCGCATTGCATCTTCCTCGGTCCACAGCATGAACCTGGCAGGGAATGATCCCCTTGAGAAAATCAGGGAAACCTGCTTTTCTGTCAGTCCAAAGGATGCTATCTTCCTGTGGAGGGACCTATCAGGTTTTTCACCCGATGAATCCGCCTTCCTTGCAAACTTCTCCCAGTCCCTGTAAATCCTGTCAGCAAGCCACTGCTTTATCTCACCTTCTATGGTGTCTATGTCTTCCCAGGGCTTCCTTCTGGCCTGGATGGGCGTTCCGTCCGGAGCTGTGAGCCCGGATCCGTCGATTATGTGGCAGAGCGCCTCGGAATCCCGGAGATTGTCCAGGAACTCATTCCCCATGCCCTTTCCCTGGCTTGCGCCCGGAATCAGGCCGGGAACATCTATGATCTCAATTGGCACATGCCGTATGCCATTTTCACAGTATCCCTCACGCGGATTGCACTGTTTCCCGATTTCTGTGTGGGGACATGGAGTTTCTATGTAGGTCACTCCCACATTTGGTTTCAGTGTTGTGAATGGATAATTGGCAATATCAGCATGGCTCCTTGTCATTGCAGAGAAAATCGTGGACTTCCCAACGTTTGGTTTTCCGACAAGGCCTATCTTTACTGTCATTTCTCAGGCATCTTCAGTGAAAATTTACCAGTACCCTTTTCATGTTGTATCCCTTGGGGCACTCGATCTTTTCCTCAACTTTCTTGATGGTTACCTTGGAGCCCTCCCTCATGTGGATAAGATTGCAGGTCTCGATATGGGGACATGTGAAATGATCGCAATCCATGGACTTCATGGTCACAGATGATCCTTCCTGAAGCTTCCTTCCGGCCTGGAGATTGACGTACTCGGGAAGCTCTTCGACCTCAATTGTGGAAACCTTGTCCTGATCATATACAAAGCATGGATTTTCCTTGTCCCTGACCTTTGTTATCCTGTATTTCCGGCCCGGTTCAAGGTTGAAGCACACGTTCTTTATCCTGCACTCAGCACAGCCTACAAGGGGTCCAACAAACCTGAACTCCAGACCCTCCTTTGCAAGATCGATTCCTATTAATGAAATTTTAGCCATGATGCCGACACCGGTTTCAGATGATGCCCGTAATTTCGAGAGCCTTTTCCGCAGCATTGGTACTTATGTCCTTTTCGCCCAGAATGGTGTATCTCTCGGGCCTTATCCTGTGGGCGGTTGATAACGCCTTAATCACCACAGTATCAGGTATGTTATAATCTTTAGCCCGGATGGAAAGCCCCATGCGTGAATATGCATTGGCAAGGACCTGCCATTCCCCTCCATGCAGAAACATTGAGACAACAGAACCCATGGCGCACTGCTCGCCGTGGATGGATGCACCGGGATTTGACATTTCAAGGGCATGCGCAAGCAGGTGTTCACTGCCGCTGGCAGGACGTGAGTTTCCTGCGATTGCCATGGCAGTACCGGAGGCCAGTATCTGTTTTGTCACAAGCCAGACTGATTCTTCCACTCCTTCCATGACCATATGGCTCTTTTCAAGGAGTTCCCTTGCAGCATACTCAGAAATAGCTGCGGCACTTGAGCTGTACTCTTCACCGTGCAGCCTGTTGGCAAGTTTCCAGTCCAGGAGGGCAGTGAGGTTCGATATGACATCTGCGGCTCCGGCCCTGAGGTACCTGAATGGCGCCCTGGACAGTATATATGTATCAGCTATGATGGCTATTGGCATGGAAGCTTCCTGAGATACCGTGAGCTTCTCATTCCTGATGGAGGCACGTGGAGATGCGATACCATCATGGCTCGGCGACGTTGGAACGCTTACGAACGGGACACCCATGTCGAAGGCGGATTTCTTGGCAAGGTCTATCTTTGTCCCGCCACCCACTCCAACAATAAGGCCTATGGAAAGATCTTTGGCCTCCTCTTCAATGTTCTT
This genomic interval carries:
- a CDS encoding MFS transporter produces the protein MNTEQTVIKEANTVGGLLKVVIPIALGMFLVGFDANLFFFGGTFILKTIKVNQFLLGIAGSGFAAGIAIFSVIGGYIFDKITTRNGIIISLTIISLFSALTGFVSNQYELVIYRFLVGFGTGMIQPEIIAFLGDIRPERRQTIIASEGIAFGLGLFVAPYIYAAYSTATTFDIPFIIAGISGAALIGVVIALVPSKYKLYQRPKKGILEVLNPSLIVISLSFFFFGVAFFAFQSYFTAYLTAYGFSEGNASFVFSFFGLALLIATLPAGVLGDAFNRKMVILAASVVMALASIVLFIHSPVFAVAALGTILFGAGYGMYGNVNAFAQDSVEDAWRGSAVGFMFLIFNLGTIIGSPLMGIAVNAVGYHLAGIYVILVPLFVSLVLVGITPNVKHAVASQEAEVLGEGE
- a CDS encoding amidohydrolase yields the protein MNDYVISLRREFHQIAELSFKEFQTSKMIAKKLDEIGLRPIPIAGTGIYCDISGKTQGRTVALRADIDALPLDEMSGDQFSSKNKGVMHACGHDAHIAMLLGVARKLAADPSFPGRVRLMFQPAEESPPGGAIEMIREGIMKGVDFVLGQHVISTLPAGTIGINFDYGAAISDEFFITITGPGGHGSRPHETSDVIYVTSLFIVSAQALISRMTDQTQPAVLTFGTIKAGDRFNIIASKSEISGTVRTYSKEIRDKIRDGLRDMLESLCNLHGAQFSFNYEEGYPALLNDRRVAEVVNQVAVKLVGKDHVVYPPPTMGGEDFSRFLEVAPGAFFRLGVGNPEKGITASQHSPRYRMDETALMLGVNVMTESALRLLLKGIPD
- a CDS encoding cysteine hydrolase family protein translates to MIDVQLVWNDPSWGRRNNPDAEKVMSDALELWRENNLPVIHVRHDSRNPDSLLKAGKPGYEFKPEAMPVDGEPVIVKHVNSGFIGTDLEQRIRAQGIHDLFFAGITTDHCVSTTVRMAANLGFNVFVIEDACVTFDRKDLKGRTIRAEDVHSVSLASLNGEFATVLSFNDLSAVARS
- a CDS encoding hemerythrin domain-containing protein — encoded protein: MSLMDNLKFKGSDATQMLRNQHKITVGISEGFIANEVKLEDFVGHVDYAISVHFRLEEEILIPVLSPLLRQYLEFEEPIRIIRGEHVSIKSLYNTLYRSISFEAEDTAATSEEVLNKSGLIAKTLLQHIFKEENGLFGMADLYIPEQQREKIQSDLERKNEEYHQSYISAHGRTK
- a CDS encoding hemerythrin domain-containing protein; amino-acid sequence: MADVAEVLMIEHEAIRHISRFITPSSELSLADFHKYLKAVHIEIEEKIVFPAIEKKLPEGRKDMVSTIEQIKADHKLIDTLAGNIAKWQDKGDTDLVNERFPLYLRLLKDHNLSEDRLVFPWWKELDLREVKSAIKEAEAIIDSFGRENYMEIIGLSPESFVYMFE
- a CDS encoding 30S ribosomal protein S7, giving the protein MVDLKILGEYAINEVQVHDEGLSKYINLTSNVNLHSGGRFSSYSAGKRNVNTVERLLNKLMRSEKWTGKKYSAYRVLKEAFELIAEKTKQNPVQLLINAIENAAPREEVTRLKYGGIAVPKAVDVSPSRRVDVALRNIAIGATNASFKSKKAIANCLADEIMNAARNDASSFAVNKKEEIERIAASAR
- a CDS encoding 30S ribosomal protein S12, with translation MANGENAGGKLKSVRKKFKWSDSKFKRRVLHLKKKSDPLEGAPSAKGIVIEKIGIEAKQPNSAIRKCVKLQLIKNGRQITAFAPGDGAINYIDEHDEVTVEGIRGRQGRSKGDIPGVRYKVSKVNGISLHELVKGRKEKTVR
- the ychF gene encoding YchF-related putative GTPase yields the protein MTVKIGLVGKPNVGKSTIFSAMTRSHADIANYPFTTLKPNVGVTYIETPCPHTEIGKQCNPREGYCENGIRHVPIEIIDVPGLIPGASQGKGMGNEFLDNLRDSEALCHIIDGSGLTAPDGTPIQARRKPWEDIDTIEGEIKQWLADRIYRDWEKFARKADSSGEKPDRSLHRKIASFGLTEKQVSLIFSRGSFPARFMLWTEEDAMRFSEVIFEFMKPVFRIANKADNMEPDSRDELLQKYPGLYLVSGEFELAFEKALKSGMIKGGPRDFEITGSASRQQSAALDRIREFFRDPGITLISQIMGMIVQEKLGYVIVFPVVDESTWEDNKGNVLPDALLMPSGSTALDLAFKIHTDIGEGFIRAVDCRTRRVIGKDHVLANSDIIRIVSKTR
- a CDS encoding UPF0179 family protein encodes the protein MAKISLIGIDLAKEGLEFRFVGPLVGCAECRIKNVCFNLEPGRKYRITKVRDKENPCFVYDQDKVSTIEVEELPEYVNLQAGRKLQEGSSVTMKSMDCDHFTCPHIETCNLIHMREGSKVTIKKVEEKIECPKGYNMKRVLVNFH
- a CDS encoding NAD(P)-dependent glycerol-1-phosphate dehydrogenase — encoded protein: MEFEKFKTMQFPRDVYVGHGVLPNIVPVVGRYMRAGSILVVTGNITYNLAGREIETLLTDSGYSVHVIKADKADILNLKNIEEEAKDLSIGLIVGVGGGTKIDLAKKSAFDMGVPFVSVPTSPSHDGIASPRASIRNEKLTVSQEASMPIAIIADTYILSRAPFRYLRAGAADVISNLTALLDWKLANRLHGEEYSSSAAAISEYAARELLEKSHMVMEGVEESVWLVTKQILASGTAMAIAGNSRPASGSEHLLAHALEMSNPGASIHGEQCAMGSVVSMFLHGGEWQVLANAYSRMGLSIRAKDYNIPDTVVIKALSTAHRIRPERYTILGEKDISTNAAEKALEITGII